CATCTCCAAGGTTCTCGCAGAGCTGGAGATCGACAGTACGACCCACAACGATTCCGAACTACAGGCTCTCATCACCAGCCTGCAGGAACGGATTCAGATCAGCGTCAAGGAAAGAAATGGCCTCTTTACAGTCTCCATCGTCGACGATAACCCCCGTTTTGCCCAGGGATTTATCAATCGGCTGATCAACCGCTACCTGGAGGAGAATCTCTCCGCCAAGCGGGAGGAGTCATATGGTGCGAGCCGGTTTCTCCACGAACAGCTGGCCCTCCAAAAGGAAAAGCTCGACAAGGCGGAGGATACCATTATCGAGTTCCGCAAGAGCCAGGGGATCTTCCTGTCAAGGGATGAGAAATCCCTGCTCGAGGACATCAATCAGTATCAGAAGGAAATCGTGATGCTTCGGTTGAGCAGCGATACGCTGAAAGCCAGACGGCAGCAGCTGTCCGGTCAGCTCAAGAGTCTGGACCCGACGGTGGCGATCTTCAGCGAGAAGCAGGTCGAAGACCGGATCGCTACACTGGAGAGGCGGCTTGGGCAGCTCCTTCTGGCCTATACCGAAAACTATCCCGAGGTGATCAGGGTAAAAGCCGAGATCGACGCGTTGCGCCAGGGGGGCGAAAAAGGCGAGGAAGGGTTGACGGAAAGTCGGCTGACGGCAGTCAATCCGCTCCACCAGGAAATCCAGCAGCAGAGACTGACTGTCGAGGCTGAGATCAGCTCCTTGGTAGCCAGGCAACGGTTGCTGAAGGAACTGATCATCGCCAGGGAAGGCGAATTGAAACACATTCCCGAGAACCGCAAGCAGTTGGCAGTCCTTGAGCAGGAGCGGGACTCCCATCGAAAACTATATGAAGATCTGCTTGCCCGCCTGGGGCAGTCGGAGGTCTCCAAGCAGATGGAGATCGGCGGCAAGACCACCAACTTCCGGGTCGTCGATCCGGCGGTTTTCCCCACTGTACCTGTTTCCCCCGACATGGTTCGAATGATCCTCCTGGCAATCGCGGGTGGTCTCGCCGCAGGAGTGGGGGCGGCTATTTTTAGGGATTTCCTCGACGGGTCGGTCAAGAACGTCTCGCAGTTGCAGGAGTTGGGCGTCGAGGTCCTGGCGGTGATCCCCCGCGTCATCATCCCACAGGCCGAAGCCAGACGTCGACGAAAGGACATCCTCGTCTTCAGCGCAGCCTCCGTCTACCTGGTCGGAGTCGTCTGTTTGCTCGCCTTCGAGGCAGCCAAGAGGATTGCGTAATTAGGGACGCGGAACGTGGGATGAGGAACGAGGTTTAGGTTCAAGATTCAAGAGGCGTGGCAATTGACAAGTGACAAGTGACTCGGGCTAGCCAGGGCATAGCCACAGGCGACGCCTGGACCGGGACTTATATAAAGGACATTCCATGAGCCGAATCGAACAGGCCATAGAAAAGGCCGCCCGACTGCGGAAGGAGGGGGATGTAGTGCATCCCCTTCCGGAGTGGTCGGAGCGGCCGCAGGATCGGGATCAGCTTCTGCGGGCGGAACCGATTCCAATCACCAGTCCTTATCTGGTTGCGACCAATGGCCATGTCGCGGCCGAGGAATATAGAAAGCTGAAGTCGCTGCTGCTCAGACTCAACCCCCGTGAGCAGACCGGAAAAACCCTGGCGGTGACAAGCGCGGTGGCGGAGGAGGGGAAATCAATCACCTCTCTGAATCTCGCCCTCGCATTGGCACAGGATTATGACCACACCGTGCTGTTGGTCGACACCGACCTGCGCCATCCCTCCCTGCATCGATATCTGGGGCTCAAGCCCGAAGTCGGGCTGGTGCACTGCCTCAAGGAAGGGAAGGATCTCGGCAAGGTGTTGATCAAAACCGGCCTCGGAAAACTGGTTTTGCTGCCCGCCGGCGGCACGGTGGATGATCCAGTGGAGCATTTCGCCTCCGGCCGGATGAAGGACCTCATCCGAGAGATGAAGCATCGTTATCCGGACCGCTATGTCATTTTCGACACCCCCCCGGCTCTCCCTTTTGCCGATGCCCAGGTTCTCGCAGCGGCGCTGGACGGGGTGATCTTCGTGGTCCGGGAGGGGCATGCCCGGCCCGGTCAGGTCAAGGAAGCTCTCGGCAACCTGAAAGGAGCCACTCTGCTCGGCACGGTCTTCAATGATGTCAGCTCCGCCCCGGGTCAGGGGGCCTATTACTACAATTACCGTTGAAGTGGCGGGGAAAGGTCGGTTTTGAGGCGCCCATTGCTCTGTATTCTTCTGATGCTCATCGTGACATTGGTCGGCGCCGTTCAGGTCTCGGCAAGGATGAAGCTGAGTCCGAGTCTCACATTGAGGGAGGAGTACAACGACAACGTTTTCCTGCAGGAAGACGAGGAGGATGACTTCATCACTACAGTGGCACCTTACCTTTCCATTTTCCTCGACAGGAAGAGCATAGACCTTGAGGCGAGATACGGGTTCGAGTTTCGGCTGTACAGCGATCGGTCGGAACTCGACGAAACCGACCCGAGCA
The window above is part of the Desulfuromonas sp. TF genome. Proteins encoded here:
- a CDS encoding XrtA system polysaccharide chain length determinant — protein: MDQGFNELFKYLQIVYTRRYLCLLIALTVMTGIIAYSYSLPRKYEADSTVFIEENVIKNLVKGIAVTPEMEDRVRVLKYALVSRDIISKVLAELEIDSTTHNDSELQALITSLQERIQISVKERNGLFTVSIVDDNPRFAQGFINRLINRYLEENLSAKREESYGASRFLHEQLALQKEKLDKAEDTIIEFRKSQGIFLSRDEKSLLEDINQYQKEIVMLRLSSDTLKARRQQLSGQLKSLDPTVAIFSEKQVEDRIATLERRLGQLLLAYTENYPEVIRVKAEIDALRQGGEKGEEGLTESRLTAVNPLHQEIQQQRLTVEAEISSLVARQRLLKELIIAREGELKHIPENRKQLAVLEQERDSHRKLYEDLLARLGQSEVSKQMEIGGKTTNFRVVDPAVFPTVPVSPDMVRMILLAIAGGLAAGVGAAIFRDFLDGSVKNVSQLQELGVEVLAVIPRVIIPQAEARRRRKDILVFSAASVYLVGVVCLLAFEAAKRIA
- a CDS encoding polysaccharide biosynthesis tyrosine autokinase produces the protein MSRIEQAIEKAARLRKEGDVVHPLPEWSERPQDRDQLLRAEPIPITSPYLVATNGHVAAEEYRKLKSLLLRLNPREQTGKTLAVTSAVAEEGKSITSLNLALALAQDYDHTVLLVDTDLRHPSLHRYLGLKPEVGLVHCLKEGKDLGKVLIKTGLGKLVLLPAGGTVDDPVEHFASGRMKDLIREMKHRYPDRYVIFDTPPALPFADAQVLAAALDGVIFVVREGHARPGQVKEALGNLKGATLLGTVFNDVSSAPGQGAYYYNYR